In Arthrobacter sp. SLBN-83, one DNA window encodes the following:
- the folB gene encoding dihydroneopterin aldolase produces MDRITLTGVTAVGHHGVFDFERREGQPFVVDAVLYLDFTEAAQSDDVRDTAHYGEVAQRITEWISGEPLNLIEALAVRIADSLLAEFKLQAVEITVHKPQAPIEVPFGDVAVTVHRTRVPAGALSGAGT; encoded by the coding sequence ATGGACAGGATTACGCTGACTGGAGTGACCGCAGTGGGTCATCACGGTGTCTTCGATTTCGAACGCCGGGAGGGCCAGCCCTTCGTGGTGGACGCGGTGCTCTACCTCGACTTCACCGAAGCGGCGCAGTCCGACGACGTCCGGGACACTGCACACTACGGCGAGGTTGCGCAGCGTATAACCGAGTGGATCTCCGGGGAACCCCTGAACCTCATCGAGGCACTTGCGGTGCGGATCGCCGACAGCCTCCTTGCCGAGTTCAAGCTCCAGGCCGTGGAGATCACCGTCCACAAACCCCAGGCCCCCATCGAGGTTCCCTTCGGCGACGTGGCGGTCACCGTCCACCGGACGCGGGTCCCCGCCGGCGCACTGTCCGGGGCCGGGACATGA
- the folP gene encoding dihydropteroate synthase has translation MDSLAAAPGTGPATSPLPILRKPRPVARFQDLPTGRTLVMGILNVTPDSFSDGGKHDTADTAIAAGLRMFYAGADIIDVGGESTRPGADDVSPDEEQRRVLPVIEALVKAGALVSIDTTHASTAEAAVKAGAAIINDISGLSIEPEMAEFVAASKVPYVLTHRRGDARTMNSLAEYTDVAGEVVAELAGVRDKLYAAGVSPEQIIIDPGLGFAKNDAQNWELLQNLDQLDSLGHKVLVGASRKRFLGTLLTVAGKAAAPEERDGATAAITAISAYRGAWAVRVHDVGSSLDAVKVAARMAAVPTASAVPETQ, from the coding sequence ATGGATTCACTCGCTGCAGCCCCCGGAACGGGGCCCGCAACCTCCCCACTGCCCATCCTGCGCAAGCCCCGCCCGGTTGCGCGCTTCCAAGACCTGCCCACGGGGCGGACCCTGGTCATGGGCATCCTGAATGTCACCCCTGATTCCTTCAGCGACGGCGGAAAGCACGACACGGCGGACACCGCCATCGCGGCCGGCCTGCGGATGTTCTACGCCGGTGCGGACATCATCGACGTCGGCGGCGAGTCCACCAGGCCGGGTGCGGACGACGTCAGCCCGGACGAAGAGCAGCGCCGGGTCCTGCCCGTGATCGAGGCCCTGGTCAAGGCCGGCGCCCTGGTCAGCATCGACACCACCCACGCCTCCACTGCCGAAGCGGCAGTCAAGGCAGGCGCCGCCATCATCAACGACATTTCGGGACTGAGCATCGAGCCTGAAATGGCGGAGTTCGTGGCAGCGTCCAAGGTGCCCTACGTGCTCACCCACCGCCGCGGCGACGCCCGAACCATGAACTCGCTTGCCGAGTACACCGATGTTGCCGGGGAAGTGGTGGCGGAACTGGCGGGAGTGCGCGACAAGCTTTATGCCGCCGGCGTCAGCCCGGAACAAATCATCATCGATCCGGGCCTGGGATTCGCCAAGAACGACGCCCAGAACTGGGAACTGCTGCAAAACCTGGACCAGCTGGACAGCCTGGGCCACAAGGTCCTGGTGGGCGCCTCCCGCAAGCGCTTCCTGGGCACCCTGCTCACCGTGGCCGGGAAAGCCGCCGCTCCCGAGGAACGGGACGGCGCCACGGCGGCCATTACCGCCATCAGCGCCTACCGCGGCGCCTGGGCGGTCCGCGTCCACGACGTCGGCTCAAGCCTCGACGCCGTCAAGGTGGCAGCCCGCATGGCGGCCGTACCTACAGCATCAGCCGTACCCGAAACGCAATAG
- the folE gene encoding GTP cyclohydrolase I FolE, translated as MTSFDDDDVPASAGYPAEDGSQHSTSHRVDRPRIEAAVREILLAIGEDPDRGGLLDTPKRVAKAYAEMFAGLHHDPAEILSTTFDLDHEELVLVKDIPFYSTCEHHLVPFHGVAHVGYIPSHDGRVTGLSKLARVVDMYARRPQVQERLTTEIVEALVSHLKPRGAIVVVECEHMCMSMRGIRKPGAKTVTSAVRGQLHDPATRAEAMSLILGR; from the coding sequence GTGACTTCCTTCGACGACGACGACGTTCCCGCCTCCGCCGGATATCCGGCGGAGGACGGTTCCCAGCATTCGACAAGCCATAGGGTGGACCGGCCAAGGATCGAGGCGGCCGTCCGCGAAATCCTCCTTGCCATCGGCGAGGACCCGGACCGCGGCGGCCTCCTGGACACCCCCAAAAGGGTGGCGAAGGCGTATGCCGAGATGTTCGCCGGGCTGCACCACGATCCTGCGGAAATTCTTTCCACCACCTTTGACCTGGACCACGAGGAACTGGTCCTGGTCAAGGACATTCCCTTCTACTCCACGTGCGAGCACCACCTGGTGCCGTTCCACGGCGTGGCCCATGTTGGCTACATCCCCTCGCATGACGGAAGGGTCACCGGGCTGAGCAAGCTTGCCCGGGTGGTGGATATGTACGCCCGACGGCCGCAGGTGCAGGAACGGCTCACCACTGAGATCGTCGAAGCGCTGGTCAGCCACCTCAAGCCCCGCGGCGCCATCGTCGTTGTTGAATGCGAGCACATGTGCATGTCCATGCGCGGCATCCGCAAGCCCGGAGCGAAGACCGTCACCAGTGCGGTCCGCGGGCAGCTTCATGACCCGGCCACCCGTGCCGAAGCCATGAGCCTCATCCTCGGAAGGTAA